The following proteins come from a genomic window of Ignavibacteriales bacterium:
- a CDS encoding FecR family protein, which translates to MKAKSLIIIFIIPFLLGFNSGKKSTPSSDTPVALVKKIVIDVTYKKGGQSDWDAAKTGLPLNDGDQVKTGPKSLALIIFTDGSGLLRVRENAILNVYGKSENKKLNKNTVLNKGTIGFEVNKQEDEEFKFTTPTAVASIRGTDGSLEVDDNNSTIIRLDKGKLDFQSLKGDKKEGSLTEGNTARIDNSGNISINPQTQADKDKNSSIKNTNTKKVKIKTKLGDVEIEYYSSENK; encoded by the coding sequence ATGAAAGCGAAAAGCTTAATCATTATTTTTATTATTCCATTTCTGCTGGGTTTTAACTCCGGCAAGAAATCAACACCCTCATCAGATACACCTGTAGCTTTGGTAAAGAAAATAGTAATAGATGTTACATATAAAAAAGGCGGGCAAAGCGATTGGGATGCTGCTAAAACCGGACTGCCTTTAAATGACGGCGATCAAGTAAAAACCGGTCCAAAGTCTCTCGCACTAATAATATTTACAGATGGCTCCGGACTTTTACGTGTTAGAGAAAATGCGATACTCAATGTTTATGGTAAATCAGAAAATAAAAAACTGAACAAAAACACCGTTCTTAACAAAGGTACGATTGGATTTGAAGTAAACAAGCAGGAAGACGAAGAATTTAAATTCACAACTCCTACTGCTGTGGCATCAATACGCGGAACAGATGGATCTCTGGAGGTTGATGATAATAATTCTACAATAATAAGATTAGATAAAGGTAAACTTGATTTTCAATCTTTAAAAGGGGACAAAAAAGAAGGTTCTCTCACGGAAGGGAATACTGCAAGAATTGATAACTCTGGGAATATAAGCATCAATCCGCAGACGCAGGCTGATAAAGACAAGAATAGTTCAATCAAAAATACTAACACAAAGAAAGTTAAGATAAAGACCAAACTTGGTGATGTGGAAATAGAGTACTACTCATCAGAAAATAAATAA